Within the Enterobacter bugandensis genome, the region GGCAATCGGGATTTTCGGCGCGGCGATCCGCAGCGGACGCACCACCTGGTACAGCCGGATCTGGGGCGGCTACGTGGAGATCATCCGCAACACGCCGTTTGTGGTGCAGCTGTTTTTCATCGTCTTCGGCCTGCCGAATCTTGGCCTGAAGATGACGGCGGGGGAGGCGGCGCTGCTGGCAATGGTGGTGAACCTGGGCGCGTACAGCACCGAAATTATCCGCGCGGGCATTCAGGTCACGCCGAAAGGACAGTGGGAGGCCGGGCGCGTGCTGGGGCTGACCCGTCTGCAGACGTTTATTCGCGTGGTGCTGCCGCCCGCGCTGCAGCGCATTTATCCGGCGCTGGTGAGCCAGTGCATCATCGTGATGCTCGGCTCGTCGGTGGTGTCGCAGGTCTCGTATGAAGAGCTGACCTTCGCCGCCAACCTGATCCAGTCCAGAACGTTTTTGAGCTTTGAGGTCTATCTGGTGACAACCGGGATTTACTTAGCGCTGTCGATTACCCTGCGCCAGCTGATGATGGCGGCAGGACGCAAATGGCTGGGGGTGCAGGCATGATGACCACCTTTACCGACTGGGACATTATTCGCAACCTGCTGCTGGCCGGACGCTGGACGGTACTGCTGTCGCTGGTGGCGTTTGTCGGCGGGGCAGTGGTAACGCTGCCGCTCCTGCTGCTGCGCCTGACGGGCGGGTGCACGGTGAAGCGCATTATCCGCGGCTATATCGAGCTGTTTCAGGGCACCCCGCTGCTGATGCAGCTGTTCCTGGCCTTCTTTGGCGTGGCGCTGTTCGGCATCGACGTTTCGCCGTGGACCGCCGCCTCGCTGGCGTTAACCTTCTACACCAGCGCATTTCTGCTCGATATCTGGTGCGGCAGCATTCGCGCCCTGCCGAAGGGGCAGTGGGAAGCCTCGCGCTGCCTGGGCCTGACCTTCGGCCAGACCCTGTTTCGCGTGGTCGCTCCGCAGGCGCTGCGCATCGGCATCGCCCCGACGGTGGGCTTTGCGGTGCAGGTGATCAAAGGTACCGCGCTGGCGTCGATTATCGGCTTCATCGAGCTGACCAAGGCCGGCACCATGCTGACCAACGTGACCTATCAGCCGTTTAAGGTCTTTGCGCTGGTGGCGCTGGGCTACTTTATTCTGTGTTATCCGCTGTCGCGCTACAGCCGCTATCTGGAGACCAAATTCAATGCCTCTCATCACCATTAATCAGGTGCAGAAGTACTACGGCGATAACCACGTGCTCAAGGGCGTCGATCTGGATATCGATATGGGCCAGGTGA harbors:
- a CDS encoding amino acid ABC transporter permease, with the translated sequence MTEQLDFSALWPHWPELLAGLWVTIQLTVMATVGGLAIGIFGAAIRSGRTTWYSRIWGGYVEIIRNTPFVVQLFFIVFGLPNLGLKMTAGEAALLAMVVNLGAYSTEIIRAGIQVTPKGQWEAGRVLGLTRLQTFIRVVLPPALQRIYPALVSQCIIVMLGSSVVSQVSYEELTFAANLIQSRTFLSFEVYLVTTGIYLALSITLRQLMMAAGRKWLGVQA
- a CDS encoding amino acid ABC transporter permease, with protein sequence MTTFTDWDIIRNLLLAGRWTVLLSLVAFVGGAVVTLPLLLLRLTGGCTVKRIIRGYIELFQGTPLLMQLFLAFFGVALFGIDVSPWTAASLALTFYTSAFLLDIWCGSIRALPKGQWEASRCLGLTFGQTLFRVVAPQALRIGIAPTVGFAVQVIKGTALASIIGFIELTKAGTMLTNVTYQPFKVFALVALGYFILCYPLSRYSRYLETKFNASHHH